AGTTCAGAGACTTCATCCAGGTTCtcaaagatgaagatgactTAATTGAAATTACCAAAGAAGTTGATCCAAATCTAGAGGTGGGTGCAATTATGAGAAAAGCATATGAATCCAAATTGCCAGCtccattcttcaaaaatatcaaaggcgcttcaaaagatcttttcaatattttagGTTGTCCAGCCGGtttgagaaacaaaaagaaaggtgATCATGGTAGAATTGCTCATCATCTCGGACTCGACCCAAAGACGACGATCAAGGAAATCATCGACTATTTGCTGGAATGTAAGAATAAGAAACCGTTGCCCCCATCTAGCATCTCTGCTTCTTCCGCTCCTTGCAAGGCACATGTCCTctctgaagaagaaatacatCTGGAGAGTTTGCCAACGCCATATCTACATACTTCCGACGGTGGAAACTACTTGCAAACGTACGGAATGTGGATTCTTCAAACTCCAGATAAAAAATGGACTAACTGGTCAATTGCTAGGGGTATGGTCGTCGATGACAAGCATATTACAGGTTTAGTAATAAAGCCACAGCACATTAGACAAATTGCGGACGCTTGGGGGGCAATTGGCAAAGGAAATAAGATTCCTTTCGCACTTTGTTTTGGTGTTCCCCCTGCAGCTATTCTAGTCAGTTCCATGCCAATTCCTGAAGGTGTGTCCGAATCGGATTATGTCGGTGCAATTTTGGGCAAGCCAGTGCCAGTAGTAAAATGCGAAACTAACGATTTAATGGTTCCTGCAACTAGTGAAATTGTTTTTGAGGGCACTTTATCCTTAACAGACACCCATGCAGAAGGTCCATTCGGTGAAATGCATGGATATGTTTTTGGAGGTCAAGGTCATCCATGCCCCTTGTATACTGTCAAGGCAATGACTCACAGAGACAACGCTATTCTACCTGTATCAAATCCAGGCCTTTGTACAGACGAAACACACACATTGATTGGTTCACTGGTGGCTACTGAAGCTAAGGAGCTTGCAATTAAATCTGGTCTACCAGTTCTCGATGCTTTCACGCCATATGAAGCTCAAGCTCTATGGCTTGTCTTGAAGGTGGACTTGAAACGGCTGCAAGCACTGAAAACTACCCCCGAGGAATTCTCTAAGAAGGTTGGTGACATCTACTTTAGAACGAAAGTTGGTTTTATCATTCATGAGATTGTTTTGGTCGCAGATGACATCGACATATTTAACTTCAAAGAAGTTTTTTGGGCCTATGTCACGAGACACACTCCAGTTGCTGACCAGACTGCTTTTGACGATGTGACTTCCTTTCCTTTGGCTCCCTTTGTTTCACAGTCACCTAGAAGCAAGACTATGAAAGGTGGAAAGTGTGTTACCAATTGCATCTTCAGACAGCAATATGAACGCGATTTTGATTACGTTACTTGCAGCTTTGAAAAGGGATATTCGAAGGAGTTGGTCGATagaataaatgaaaattggAGGGAGTATGGCTACAAATAATTGCCATTGGCTTCTCAGAGAAAATACATTACATTAGTTCTCAATATGACGACTTCGAAACTTTTACACCTTACAGCTACGTATGTTTGATTATAGTGAAGAAATGTGTTTGATAATTAATTGAGGATATTATAGCAAACCCTGTCGTTATCGATTACGGAGAGCAGTTAAGCCGGTAAGATAAAATGATGTGGCAGTGAGCCAACAATGATATGCATATTTAATGAAAAGTAAGGCTATCtaataaaatataaaatatgaaataGGGGAGTGTATATAAATGATTCGTTAGGATTGATAGATTTTTGGATGTAAGCATGCTGTGATAAATAATCAAGATATTAAGATAATGTGGTGGTAGTTATGCcaataattttgatttgataaatttacAAACTAAACATAAATAGGAACTAAATGCATCATAGCAAGAGAATGGGTTAATTAACAGTCACATAGTGGTCTCCTCAACAGATTTTGTCGGTAAATTTAAGAACATGAAAAAACAGTCCGATCTTCTGGTTTCCCTATCACAGAAGACGGTAAAGAAACAGCAAATTAATGGCGTAATCAATTCTCGTGATATACacttcattgaagaaaactctTTTTACCCTTTCAAGATGTTATGATCAGAAACCCGCTACTGGCGCTCAAGGCATTACATTGTCTGAAggtaataaaaaattttgaagaaattcaaaaagggAAGGTTTTGGTTGTGGACAACAAAAGTCATTTGGTTTCCATGCCTTGCAGAACTGATTTTATGAAGAATCAAAACTACCCATTGGCTTCCAAATCTGCTATCACAAGACAGTAGCTATGTGGCGCTTCTATTGGTACTACCGATGCTgataaggaaaaattgatattATAGTCAAAACTGGATTGGCTGTTGTTATCTTGAATTCATCCCAAGGAAGTTCtattttccaattgaaaatggtaaaatgGATCAAGGAAACACCCCAGATTTGGTACTTATCGCGGGTAACGTGGCCACCAGGAAACAAGCTGCCAACTTGATTGCTGCTGGTGCTGATGGTTTGAGAATTGGTACGGGAACCGGCTTTATCTGTATTACTCAAGAAGTTATGACTCGTGGTAGACCACAAGATGCAGGCGTTTACAACGTTTTTGCATTAGTCAACCAATTCGGTGTACCATGTATGGCCGATGGAAGTGTTCAAAGTATCGATGATATCATAAAGGCTTTGACTCTGGGATACTTGACTGCTATGATGAGTGGTACGTTAGCCGGTACTACTGAATAACCAGGTGAATATTTCTACCAAAGTGGTAAAAGGCTGAAGGCCTACCGTGGTATGGGGTTCAATTGATGCCAAGCAAAAAACTGGTACTAGTGGCAATACATCCAACTCTCGTCACATTCCGAATCTGACAGTGTCTTGGTTGCACAAGGTATCTCTTGAATGTGGTAACGCAAAAGTATGACTGATTCATCTTTAGTAAGTGCATGTCTTATACTATGAGTCATCAATATGTGGTCATATAGTATAAtatcatatatacattACTCAGATATCCTTAGGAAAGATGTATTATGGGACCAGAAGTATCATAGTATGGGTGGATATATAGTGGTAGTACGATAGGTAGGCGTAGTGGTGAGTAGAAGCAAAATCAGTGGATATGTATTGGGGCGATGGGAGTGGTATATTGTTAGAGGATAGTATTGACCATTtaaatcttgtgacatttgttgggattctatttttgataaggttaataatattatgtatatagaatatactagaagttctccccatggatttaggaatccacgaaagggaatctacacttttacataatcttattcttatttcttccttcattttatacgtcctcattcattgatcctattgcattatcaatccttgcgcttcagcttccactaaaatcgatgactgttctgaatcttattttacTGGTCTGccaatttttgtcatcttcttaacaccgtatatgataatcttctagttacgtgattgaatgtattaatcagctgtactagtaattgatggatagtcgattattgttccaacagatAGAGCATTTAGGGACGGagttgatgatgattataatgatgatgctagttctatatatacataaaatATATGTCAGTGGTAGAATAATGTAGACGTTGATATATGGTCAAGATAGCGCAACAAAGTAATGAGTGAAATTTTATGGTCTGAAGAGGTCAGAAATTAGTGGTGAATCGTTAGATGTTACAGATATGGATGGGGAGAGTAAATGGCACAGGCGTGAACCGCCGAGCAATGTTAAGTCACATGGCAGTATCACATGCTGGTACTTTAGCCTTATGCTAGTATTTGGGGAGATCCAGAATAGACCGGAAAGTTATGAGGCGGGAATATATTATTCAGGTAGTATATATGGGAAATGGGCAGTTAGATGGGTGATATAAGGAGTTTAATGGGGAAATGGCCCAGGGTATGAACCGCTGAGGGCAGGGCCGcatttagtgatgtgatggaaGAGTGCTAGTAAATATGAGGGTGGGGGTAAGAAAGCGTGGAGTGGTACATGGTCAGGGTAACATTAAAGGAGTTACAACAGTCAGTTCGAGTGATGGATA
This is a stretch of genomic DNA from Saccharomyces kudriavzevii IFO 1802 strain IFO1802 genome assembly, chromosome: 4. It encodes these proteins:
- the FDC1 gene encoding putative phenylacrylic acid decarboxylase FDC1 (similar to Saccharomyces cerevisiae FDC1 (YDR539W)), with protein sequence MSALNPALQFRDFIQVLKDEDDLIEITKEVDPNLEVGAIMRKAYESKLPAPFFKNIKGASKDLFNILGCPAGLRNKKKGDHGRIAHHLGLDPKTTIKEIIDYLLECKNKKPLPPSSISASSAPCKAHVLSEEEIHLESLPTPYLHTSDGGNYLQTYGMWILQTPDKKWTNWSIARGMVVDDKHITGLVIKPQHIRQIADAWGAIGKGNKIPFALCFGVPPAAILVSSMPIPEGVSESDYVGAILGKPVPVVKCETNDLMVPATSEIVFEGTLSLTDTHAEGPFGEMHGYVFGGQGHPCPLYTVKAMTHRDNAILPVSNPGLCTDETHTLIGSLVATEAKELAIKSGLPVLDAFTPYEAQALWLVLKVDLKRLQALKTTPEEFSKKVGDIYFRTKVGFIIHEIVLVADDIDIFNFKEVFWAYVTRHTPVADQTAFDDVTSFPLAPFVSQSPRSKTMKGGKCVTNCIFRQQYERDFDYVTCSFEKGYSKELVDRINENWREYGYK